The genomic region tcgcggaactctgctgggaagatttgctgcaagaatgcagattgctccgcagcattttctgcggaggactggcaaagttggcggaggttggcaacacggaagctgccttgcggaggaggtaatgtagactcagactcgacgggtatcgccttgtctttggatgtggcagtggcctccagctcggggttgacccgcgatgttgttggctgcgtctcctccacatgctctgcaaaatactcagattagtacgcagatttttctacgcggtatacatgcgaaaaaataaacgctcaccattaatggggggaggtaggtctgcggaccgcggctcgatggcaacaaaattgtcgttgcgcatgtcctccagctgcttaggagtcatcttcttcttcttctgagcctcggacgtcccagccgccttgcgtttattgcctgactccgccggcgtttcctccacatgttcgctagcagctgcctgctctagctgtttgtccacatcctgc from Rutidosis leptorrhynchoides isolate AG116_Rl617_1_P2 chromosome 9, CSIRO_AGI_Rlap_v1, whole genome shotgun sequence harbors:
- the LOC139867861 gene encoding uncharacterized protein; this encodes MPALDDEEKKLLKQCVNAQLVHRSYGNVMLRLGKISAYWPWEDVRPAIVGPDGKEMRMKKVLTAEEIAGISFRKQDVDKQLEQAAASEHVEETPAESGNKRKAAGTSEAQKKKKMTPKQLEDMRNDNFVAIEPRSADLPPPINGERLFFRMYTA